One segment of Paenibacillus rhizovicinus DNA contains the following:
- the nagA gene encoding N-acetylglucosamine-6-phosphate deacetylase yields MNESAGNWLIRGVNAVVGETIVENASVVVADGKISEIRAGDAQIASDGLTVIDGNGGWLLPGFIDMHVHGGAGSDFMDASASAYDAITAYHASNGTTRMLATTVTASREAIEAVLEAAAAYRNGDMPHASLAGVHLEGPFISELWPGAQNPAFISPPRLDWVQTWNTAYPGLIKQLTLAPEKDGAAEVISYLSANGIVAAAGHTDALFAQVEAAVEAGLSQAVHTFNAMRALHHREPGTVGAVLSDNRINAELIADGHHVHPAAIRLLVQAKPLDRVILITDAISAAGLGDGFYELGGLEVDVAQGVARLRHGGNLAGSTLTMINAFRYMLEHTDLDVTEVSRMASGNPASQLGLQDVTGSIAEGKYADLLLADAAFQAVSHTWVQGRLVYRAEHK; encoded by the coding sequence ATGAATGAATCAGCTGGAAATTGGCTCATAAGAGGCGTAAATGCCGTCGTTGGCGAAACGATCGTCGAGAACGCGTCCGTCGTGGTTGCGGACGGCAAGATTTCGGAAATTCGCGCCGGTGATGCGCAGATCGCATCCGATGGCCTGACGGTCATCGACGGAAACGGCGGCTGGCTGCTTCCGGGCTTTATCGACATGCATGTCCATGGCGGCGCCGGTTCCGACTTCATGGATGCCTCGGCATCCGCATACGATGCAATCACGGCTTACCATGCTTCCAACGGCACGACGCGCATGCTGGCGACCACAGTCACCGCTTCGCGCGAAGCGATTGAGGCGGTGCTCGAAGCGGCCGCTGCTTATCGCAACGGCGATATGCCTCACGCCAGCCTTGCCGGCGTCCATTTGGAAGGCCCCTTCATCAGCGAGCTGTGGCCGGGCGCGCAAAACCCTGCTTTCATCTCGCCGCCGCGCCTGGATTGGGTACAGACCTGGAACACGGCATATCCCGGCCTTATTAAGCAGCTGACGCTCGCTCCCGAGAAAGATGGGGCGGCCGAGGTCATTTCTTATTTGTCCGCGAACGGCATCGTTGCAGCCGCCGGACATACGGACGCGCTATTCGCACAAGTGGAAGCGGCTGTCGAAGCCGGCCTGTCCCAGGCGGTGCATACGTTCAATGCGATGCGGGCGCTGCATCACCGCGAGCCGGGAACCGTCGGCGCCGTGCTCAGCGACAATCGGATCAATGCCGAGTTGATCGCCGACGGGCACCATGTGCATCCCGCCGCGATTCGGCTGCTCGTCCAAGCGAAGCCGCTTGACCGGGTCATCCTCATCACGGACGCGATATCCGCAGCCGGCCTAGGTGACGGATTCTACGAACTTGGCGGTCTGGAAGTCGACGTCGCTCAAGGCGTAGCCCGACTACGTCACGGCGGAAACTTGGCGGGAAGCACGTTGACCATGATTAACGCGTTCCGCTATATGCTGGAACACACCGACCTTGACGTAACCGAGGTCAGCCGCATGGCGAGCGGCAATCCTGCCAGCCAGCTCGGCCTGCAGGATGTAACCGGCAGCATCGCGGAAGGCAAATACGCGGATCTCTTGCTCGCGGACGCTGCTTTCCAGGCTGTCAGCCATACGTGGGTGCAAGGACGGCTCGTATACCGCGCTGAACATAAGTAA
- the icd gene encoding NADP-dependent isocitrate dehydrogenase, which yields MQLEKFALPTEGDKITIDNGVLQVPNNPIIPFIEGDGTGRDIWKASKRVLDAAVEKAYGGEKKIAWYEVFAGEKAFNTYGEWLPADTLTAIREYIVAIKGPLTTPIGGGIRSLNVALRQELDLYTCLRPVRYFDGVPSPVKRPELVNMVIFRENTEDIYAGIEYQSGSEDVKKVISFLQNEMGVNKIRFPETSGIGIKPVSAEGSKRLARAAIEYALKHNRKSLTLVHKGNIMKFTEGAFKNWGYEVAEQEFADKTFTWGQYDRIKEAEGTDAANKAQKEAEAAGKLIVKDAIADIALQQVLTRPTDFDVIATLNLNGDYLSDALAAQVGGIGIAPGANINYLTGHAIFEATHGTAPKYADLDVVNPGSVILSGVMLLEHLGWQEAADSIYKGLETAINNKTVTYDFARLMEGATEVKCSAFADEIIKHL from the coding sequence ATGCAACTCGAAAAATTCGCATTGCCAACAGAAGGCGACAAAATCACGATCGATAACGGCGTTCTTCAAGTGCCGAACAACCCAATCATTCCATTCATCGAAGGCGACGGCACGGGCCGCGACATTTGGAAAGCTTCCAAACGCGTACTTGACGCAGCAGTCGAGAAAGCATACGGCGGCGAGAAGAAAATCGCATGGTACGAAGTTTTCGCCGGCGAAAAGGCGTTCAATACTTACGGCGAGTGGCTTCCAGCCGACACGCTGACTGCAATCCGCGAGTACATCGTTGCGATCAAAGGTCCGCTTACGACGCCAATCGGCGGCGGTATCCGTTCCCTGAACGTTGCGCTTCGCCAAGAGCTTGACCTGTATACTTGCCTGCGTCCCGTTCGTTACTTCGACGGCGTGCCTTCCCCGGTTAAACGCCCTGAACTCGTGAACATGGTTATCTTCCGCGAGAACACAGAGGATATCTATGCCGGCATCGAGTACCAATCCGGTTCGGAAGACGTTAAGAAAGTCATCTCCTTCCTGCAGAACGAAATGGGCGTTAACAAAATCCGCTTCCCTGAAACTTCGGGTATCGGCATCAAGCCGGTTTCGGCAGAAGGCTCCAAACGTCTGGCTCGCGCAGCGATCGAATACGCATTGAAACATAACCGTAAATCGCTGACGCTCGTTCATAAAGGCAACATCATGAAATTCACGGAAGGCGCGTTCAAGAACTGGGGCTACGAAGTTGCTGAGCAAGAGTTCGCGGACAAAACTTTCACATGGGGTCAATATGACCGCATCAAAGAAGCTGAAGGCACGGATGCGGCTAACAAAGCGCAAAAAGAAGCAGAAGCTGCTGGCAAGCTGATCGTAAAAGACGCTATTGCCGACATCGCGCTGCAACAAGTTCTGACGCGTCCAACCGACTTCGACGTTATCGCAACGCTGAACCTGAACGGCGACTACCTGTCTGACGCTCTGGCTGCACAAGTCGGCGGCATCGGTATCGCACCGGGCGCTAACATCAACTACCTGACTGGACATGCTATTTTCGAAGCTACGCACGGTACGGCTCCGAAATACGCGGATCTTGACGTCGTTAACCCAGGTTCCGTTATTCTGTCCGGCGTTATGCTTCTTGAGCACCTCGGCTGGCAAGAAGCTGCTGATTCCATCTACAAAGGTCTGGAAACGGCAATCAACAACAAAACGGTTACGTATGACTTCGCCCGCCTGATGGAAGGCGCGACTGAAGTGAAATGTTCCGCGTTTGCTGATGAAATCATCAAACACCTGTAA
- a CDS encoding NHL repeat-containing protein, with product MSEKQIIGSASHAYEVVSGWGKLPEGITYGYTHGIVVDENDNVYVHNTSKDSVVVFDKDGNFKTSWGAEFEGGAHGFYLHRDNDGIEYLYFADTNRALIVKTTLSGDVLLEIGKPDRSDLYDTERRYVPTDVCVAPNGDIYVSDGYGQYHIHQYDAKGSYIRTFGGRGSEPGKVIEPHGISVNLRGGEPELYVADRGNGRIQVFTLEGEHKRFVDHNLDKPCSFYFFGDEVYLPDLDSRVTVLDSEDRLITHLGEDQKAYKQEGWPNLPKSYYRPDKFSSPHGVCVDSQGNVFVAEWIFDGRITKLVRQK from the coding sequence GTGTCTGAAAAACAAATCATTGGCAGCGCTTCGCATGCATACGAAGTAGTTAGCGGCTGGGGTAAGCTTCCAGAGGGCATTACATACGGTTACACGCACGGCATCGTAGTCGACGAAAATGATAACGTTTACGTACATAACACGAGCAAGGATTCCGTCGTCGTGTTCGACAAAGACGGCAATTTCAAAACTTCTTGGGGCGCGGAATTCGAAGGCGGCGCGCACGGCTTCTACTTGCACCGCGATAACGACGGCATTGAATATTTGTATTTTGCCGACACGAACCGGGCGCTGATCGTTAAAACGACGCTGAGCGGCGACGTGCTGCTCGAAATCGGCAAGCCGGATCGTTCGGACCTCTACGATACGGAACGCCGCTACGTGCCGACAGACGTCTGCGTAGCGCCTAATGGCGATATCTACGTATCCGACGGCTATGGCCAATACCATATTCATCAATACGACGCCAAAGGCAGCTACATCCGCACGTTCGGCGGACGCGGCTCGGAGCCGGGCAAAGTCATTGAGCCGCACGGCATCTCCGTTAACCTTCGCGGCGGCGAACCTGAGCTGTACGTCGCAGACCGCGGCAATGGCCGGATCCAAGTGTTTACGCTGGAAGGCGAGCACAAGCGCTTCGTGGACCATAACCTGGATAAGCCATGCAGCTTCTATTTCTTCGGCGATGAAGTTTACCTGCCGGACCTGGACAGCCGCGTGACGGTTCTGGACAGCGAAGACCGCCTGATCACGCACTTGGGCGAAGATCAGAAGGCTTACAAGCAAGAAGGCTGGCCGAATCTGCCGAAATCGTACTACCGTCCCGACAAGTTCAGCTCGCCGCACGGCGTTTGCGTTGATTCGCAAGGCAATGTGTTCGTAGCGGAATGGATTTTCGACGGCCGTATTACAAAGCTGGTTAGACAGAAGTAA
- the citZ gene encoding citrate synthase, translated as MTATKGLEGIVATTSSISSIIDGVLTYRGINIDDLAENASFEEVAYLLWYGKLPNQSELNELLQQLGEYAAVPASVIDSLKLYPKNTNSMAALRTAVSSLALFDEQANDMSQEANIKKAIKIQAQIPTLIAAFARIREGKEPVAPKAGVSIAYNFLYMLNDQEPDQVAVKALDQALVLHADHELNASTFAARVTVATLSDIYSGITSAIGALKGPLHGGANEAVMVMLEEIGSFANVEPYINQKLANKDKIMGFGHRVYKNGDPRAKHLQKMSRELGKLTGNMELYEMSVKIEEIVTGQKGLKPNVDFYSASVYTTLGIPRDLFTPIFAISRASGWTAHILEQYENNRLIRPRAEYTGPVDQKVTPIAQR; from the coding sequence ATGACAGCAACCAAAGGTCTCGAAGGCATTGTCGCAACGACATCCTCAATCAGCTCCATCATCGATGGCGTTCTGACTTACCGCGGCATCAACATTGACGATTTGGCGGAAAACGCTTCTTTCGAAGAAGTGGCATACCTGCTTTGGTACGGCAAACTGCCGAACCAATCCGAGCTGAACGAGCTTCTTCAGCAGCTTGGCGAGTATGCGGCGGTTCCGGCCAGCGTAATTGATTCTTTGAAGCTCTACCCGAAGAATACGAACTCCATGGCAGCCCTTCGTACAGCTGTATCCAGTCTTGCTTTGTTCGACGAGCAAGCTAACGATATGTCCCAAGAAGCGAATATCAAGAAAGCCATCAAGATCCAAGCTCAAATCCCTACGCTGATTGCCGCGTTCGCGCGCATTCGCGAAGGCAAAGAGCCGGTCGCGCCTAAAGCGGGCGTTTCGATCGCTTATAACTTCCTGTACATGCTGAACGATCAAGAACCGGATCAAGTCGCGGTCAAAGCGCTGGATCAAGCACTCGTTCTTCACGCCGATCACGAACTGAACGCTTCCACTTTCGCAGCCCGCGTTACGGTAGCGACGCTGTCGGATATTTATTCCGGCATCACGTCCGCAATCGGCGCCCTTAAAGGCCCGCTGCACGGCGGCGCGAACGAAGCCGTTATGGTGATGCTCGAAGAAATCGGTTCGTTCGCGAACGTAGAGCCGTACATCAACCAGAAGCTGGCGAACAAAGATAAAATCATGGGCTTCGGACACCGCGTTTACAAAAACGGCGATCCGCGCGCGAAACATTTGCAAAAAATGTCCCGCGAGCTGGGCAAACTGACCGGCAATATGGAACTGTACGAAATGTCCGTCAAAATCGAAGAGATCGTCACCGGCCAAAAAGGCTTGAAGCCAAACGTCGATTTCTATTCCGCTTCGGTTTACACGACGCTGGGCATTCCGCGCGACCTGTTTACGCCGATCTTCGCGATCAGCCGCGCATCCGGGTGGACCGCGCATATCCTTGAGCAATACGAGAACAACCGCCTGATCCGTCCTCGCGCGGAATACACGGGTCCGGTCGATCAGAAAGTAACGCCAATCGCCCAACGTTAA
- a CDS encoding DeoR/GlpR family DNA-binding transcription regulator, with the protein MADVQSSKGQRRREGIMNALKRQGRITIQEVVERFGVSEATARRDLELMEKAEPVIRTIGGAMYDGLNAVRELPFAEKEGLSFLEKERIAAAAESLIAEGDVVGLSGGTTNYYLAKLLKTRRGITVVTNTVNIAMELAGSDINVVVTGGMMRHNSFELCGPLGEGMIEQLNIGKMFLGVDGVSSTGGITTYSEQEAQIAKAMIRRSQATYAMFDHTKIGRTSLFSIASLSELQGFITDRELPQQLASVARTHGIQTVIAGGGQEISM; encoded by the coding sequence ATGGCTGACGTGCAATCGTCGAAAGGACAACGCCGGCGCGAAGGAATCATGAATGCGCTGAAGCGGCAAGGGCGGATCACGATTCAGGAAGTCGTGGAGCGTTTCGGGGTTTCCGAAGCGACGGCGCGGCGCGACCTGGAGCTGATGGAGAAGGCGGAGCCCGTCATTCGGACGATTGGCGGAGCCATGTACGATGGGCTGAACGCGGTGCGCGAGCTTCCTTTCGCGGAGAAGGAAGGGTTGTCCTTCCTGGAGAAGGAGCGCATTGCAGCCGCAGCAGAAAGCTTGATTGCCGAAGGCGACGTCGTCGGGTTATCCGGCGGCACGACGAATTATTATTTGGCGAAGCTCCTCAAGACGCGCAGAGGGATTACGGTCGTGACGAACACGGTGAACATTGCGATGGAGCTGGCAGGCAGCGACATCAACGTCGTCGTCACCGGCGGCATGATGCGTCACAACAGCTTCGAATTGTGCGGCCCGCTGGGCGAAGGCATGATTGAGCAGCTGAATATCGGCAAAATGTTTCTCGGCGTCGATGGCGTCTCCTCGACGGGAGGCATTACGACGTATTCCGAGCAGGAAGCCCAAATCGCCAAAGCGATGATTCGGCGTTCGCAGGCGACCTACGCGATGTTCGATCATACCAAGATCGGCCGGACCTCGCTGTTCTCGATCGCGTCGCTGTCCGAGCTCCAAGGGTTTATCACCGATCGGGAACTGCCTCAGCAGCTGGCCTCCGTTGCCAGAACGCATGGCATTCAGACGGTAATCGCCGGCGGCGGGCAGGAGATCAGCATGTAA
- the mdh gene encoding malate dehydrogenase translates to MAIKRNKITVVGAGFTGATTALMLAQKELGDVVLVDIPQLENPTKGKALDMMESTPVQGIDAKISGTSNYEDTKNSQVVIITAGIARKPGMSRDDLVNTNAGIVRSVCENIKATSPDAYVIILSNPVDAMTYVAFNALGFPKNRVIGQSGVLDTARYCTFIAEELNVSVEDVRGFVLGGHGDDMVPLVRYSNVGGIPIEKLISAERIEAIVQRTRVGGGEIVNLLGNGSAYYAPAASLVQMTEAILKDKKRITPVIALLQGEYGYENLFMGVPAILGGDGIEKVFELELTDAEKAELEKSANSVRSVIAVVNG, encoded by the coding sequence ATGGCGATTAAACGGAATAAAATTACGGTTGTGGGCGCCGGGTTTACCGGTGCGACTACGGCTTTGATGTTGGCGCAGAAAGAGCTTGGCGATGTGGTGCTTGTCGATATCCCGCAATTGGAGAACCCTACGAAGGGCAAAGCGCTCGATATGATGGAATCGACGCCCGTGCAGGGCATCGACGCCAAAATCTCGGGTACGAGCAATTACGAGGATACGAAAAATTCGCAGGTCGTTATCATTACGGCCGGCATCGCCCGTAAACCGGGCATGAGCCGCGACGATTTGGTGAATACCAATGCCGGCATCGTGAGATCCGTCTGCGAGAATATCAAAGCAACCAGCCCGGATGCTTATGTGATCATCTTGTCCAACCCGGTTGATGCCATGACGTACGTGGCGTTTAATGCGCTTGGCTTCCCGAAAAACCGGGTTATCGGCCAATCCGGCGTGCTGGATACGGCACGATATTGCACGTTCATCGCCGAGGAGCTTAACGTATCGGTCGAAGACGTTCGCGGCTTCGTCCTTGGCGGCCATGGCGACGACATGGTCCCGCTCGTTCGTTATTCGAACGTAGGCGGTATCCCAATCGAGAAGTTGATCTCGGCCGAGCGGATCGAAGCGATCGTGCAGCGGACGCGCGTCGGCGGCGGAGAAATCGTCAACCTGCTGGGCAACGGAAGCGCGTATTACGCACCTGCGGCATCGCTCGTTCAGATGACGGAAGCGATTTTGAAGGACAAGAAACGCATTACGCCGGTAATCGCGCTGCTGCAAGGCGAATACGGCTATGAGAACTTATTCATGGGCGTGCCTGCAATACTGGGCGGTGACGGCATCGAGAAAGTGTTCGAGCTTGAACTGACGGACGCCGAGAAAGCGGAGCTTGAGAAATCCGCGAACTCCGTCCGCAGCGTCATCGCTGTCGTTAATGGCTAG
- the nagB gene encoding glucosamine-6-phosphate deaminase, producing the protein MQVKCFDQPAELDLYAAQLFASALKEKPESTLGLATGSTPIGIYEKMIEMYENGDLSFKYATTFNLDEYVGLSPDHEQSYARFMNRHLFDHVDLPAGKAHLPKGMVSDLEAECANYDRMLQEQPVDIQLLGLGHNGHIGFNEPDEELQGGTHIVELEHATREANARFFSSIDDVPTQAITMGVGSILKAESILLVVKGADKAEIVKQALQGPITTECPASLLQTHKNVTVLVDREAGRLL; encoded by the coding sequence ATGCAAGTAAAATGTTTTGATCAGCCGGCCGAATTGGACCTCTATGCCGCACAGCTGTTCGCCTCGGCTTTGAAGGAGAAACCGGAATCGACGCTCGGCTTGGCAACAGGCTCGACACCTATCGGAATTTATGAAAAAATGATAGAGATGTACGAGAATGGCGATCTTTCGTTCAAATACGCGACCACCTTCAACTTAGACGAATACGTCGGTTTATCGCCGGATCACGAGCAAAGCTACGCGCGATTCATGAACCGCCACCTATTCGATCATGTCGATCTTCCGGCAGGCAAAGCCCATCTTCCCAAAGGCATGGTGAGCGACCTGGAAGCGGAATGCGCCAACTACGACCGGATGCTTCAAGAGCAGCCTGTCGATATTCAATTGCTCGGACTCGGGCATAACGGCCATATCGGCTTTAACGAACCGGACGAGGAACTGCAAGGCGGCACGCATATCGTCGAGCTTGAACACGCGACGCGCGAAGCGAACGCCAGATTCTTCTCTTCCATCGACGACGTACCGACCCAAGCGATCACGATGGGCGTCGGCTCGATTCTGAAGGCGGAGTCCATCCTGCTCGTAGTCAAAGGCGCGGACAAAGCCGAGATCGTCAAACAGGCGCTTCAAGGGCCGATTACGACGGAATGTCCTGCATCGCTGCTGCAAACGCATAAGAACGTAACCGTATTAGTAGATCGAGAGGCCGGGAGGTTATTGTAA
- a CDS encoding sugar kinase: MKSQSPDLLTFGETMALFMPQEYRSIEHASTLEQSFGGAESNVAIGAARLGCSVGWFGALGDDPFGRLILKRIRGEGVDVSRAKLTADAPTGMMFREMVAGKLAVHYFRKHSAASRMTPDDLDLDYIRGCKILHVTGITPALSDNCRETLLAAVKAAKEAGVRISFDPNLRLKLWSIEEARRVVLPIAELADYFLPGWDELRMLYETDDFDTVKAKLTALNAISVIKGVGDTTVVLENGNAVEIPFYPAEQVVDTVGAGDGFCSGFLAGLLRGMTPVEAVRLGSINGALVVQMRGDWEALPDWTTASRRLSDKGWVER, encoded by the coding sequence TTGAAATCACAGTCACCCGATTTGCTGACTTTCGGAGAAACGATGGCGCTGTTCATGCCGCAGGAATACCGGAGCATCGAACATGCCTCTACGCTTGAACAAAGCTTCGGCGGCGCGGAAAGCAACGTGGCGATCGGCGCAGCTAGACTCGGCTGCTCGGTCGGCTGGTTCGGCGCGCTGGGCGATGATCCGTTCGGCCGTTTGATTCTGAAGCGCATTCGCGGCGAAGGCGTCGATGTATCCCGGGCGAAGCTTACGGCGGATGCCCCCACAGGCATGATGTTCCGTGAAATGGTTGCCGGCAAGCTGGCGGTGCATTATTTCCGCAAGCATTCGGCAGCCAGCCGGATGACGCCGGACGATTTGGATTTGGACTACATACGCGGCTGCAAAATCCTGCATGTGACGGGCATTACGCCGGCGCTTAGCGACAACTGCCGGGAAACATTGCTGGCTGCTGTGAAAGCAGCCAAAGAAGCGGGCGTGCGGATCAGTTTCGATCCTAACTTGCGGCTCAAGCTGTGGTCGATCGAAGAAGCGCGCCGGGTCGTCTTGCCGATCGCCGAGCTGGCGGATTACTTCCTTCCGGGCTGGGACGAGCTGCGCATGCTCTACGAAACCGATGATTTCGACACGGTGAAAGCCAAACTGACGGCGTTGAACGCGATCAGCGTGATCAAAGGCGTCGGCGACACGACGGTCGTACTGGAGAACGGCAATGCGGTTGAAATTCCATTCTATCCTGCCGAGCAGGTCGTGGATACGGTCGGCGCGGGCGACGGGTTCTGTTCCGGGTTTCTGGCGGGGCTGCTGCGCGGCATGACTCCTGTGGAAGCCGTCCGTCTTGGCAGCATTAACGGTGCGCTGGTCGTGCAAATGCGCGGAGATTGGGAAGCGCTGCCCGACTGGACGACGGCAAGCCGCAGACTATCGGACAAAGGCTGGGTGGAACGGTAA
- the recQ gene encoding DNA helicase RecQ, whose product MQHEALQTLKRVYGYDSFRKGQSDIISGLLGSKDTLAILPTGGGKSVCYQIPAMLLPGTTIVVSPLISLMKDQVDALNRLGVPAAYLNSSLDAATYREVVRQTSQGAYKLLYVAPERLDSGMFESLSAQMHIPLIAIDEAHCVSQWGHDFRPSYRQLAGWIGRLENRPPVAAFTATATPEVAQDIAAMLGLHDPNIFITGFARTNLTLSVVTGTDKRKFLRDFVQQRPDQSGIVYTATRKEAEEVCEDLSRLGIAVGKYHGGLNDEERADAQERFRFDENRVMVATNAFGMGIDKPNVRYVIHWQMPGDVESYYQEAGRAGRDGEESECVLLFEPQDVQVQRFLIDRGTGDPERKTIQLNKLYTMMHYSRTEKCLLQYIVRYFGEADVPECGKCSNCLDVSAMVEVTEDARKALSCVGRLKGRFGISMAAKVLKGSREKRILEFGFDRLSTYGLMRQWTERDIADLMYYLVAEGYLRISEGEYPTVSLTAEALPVLEGSVPVHRRQSAAAKRRETSSSGLSAANTPLFEALREWRRETAAREKVPPFMLFFDSALREIADRQPVNSEQLLAVKGIGAAKVSKYGHDVIGIVRQFKQDSGSSDDDGGGERAQTSGSQQGSVARQAPAGAEELANLEGLPSHIQTLTLFAEGKTLAEISALRGMSRVTIENHLLRCGEEGEELPWENFIPQQYEALIIETIAQVGADKLKPIKEALPEEVDYFAIKAVIVKHRLSPASE is encoded by the coding sequence ATGCAACATGAAGCACTGCAAACGTTAAAACGCGTTTATGGCTACGACAGTTTCCGCAAGGGGCAAAGCGACATTATCTCCGGCCTGCTAGGCAGCAAGGATACGCTGGCGATTTTGCCGACGGGCGGGGGGAAGTCGGTCTGTTATCAAATTCCGGCCATGCTGCTGCCTGGCACGACGATTGTCGTATCGCCGCTCATTTCTTTGATGAAAGATCAAGTGGATGCATTGAATCGGCTCGGCGTACCCGCAGCTTATTTGAACAGTTCGCTGGATGCGGCGACGTACCGCGAAGTCGTGAGGCAGACATCTCAGGGCGCGTACAAACTGCTCTATGTCGCGCCGGAACGGCTGGACAGCGGCATGTTCGAGTCGTTGTCCGCACAAATGCATATTCCGCTGATCGCCATCGATGAAGCGCATTGCGTTTCGCAATGGGGTCATGATTTCCGGCCGAGCTACCGCCAGCTTGCCGGCTGGATCGGCCGGCTGGAGAACCGTCCGCCGGTGGCCGCGTTTACGGCAACGGCGACGCCGGAGGTTGCGCAGGATATCGCGGCGATGCTGGGCTTGCATGACCCGAATATTTTCATTACGGGATTCGCGCGGACGAATTTGACGCTGTCCGTCGTTACGGGGACGGACAAACGGAAGTTTCTAAGGGATTTCGTGCAGCAGCGGCCCGACCAGTCGGGCATTGTCTACACGGCGACGCGCAAGGAAGCGGAAGAGGTCTGCGAAGACTTGTCCCGTCTTGGCATCGCGGTCGGCAAATACCACGGCGGTTTAAACGACGAGGAACGCGCGGATGCGCAGGAACGGTTCAGGTTCGACGAGAACAGGGTCATGGTGGCGACGAATGCGTTCGGCATGGGGATCGATAAACCGAACGTCCGTTATGTCATTCACTGGCAAATGCCAGGCGACGTAGAATCGTATTACCAAGAAGCCGGACGCGCGGGACGAGACGGCGAAGAGAGCGAATGCGTGCTGCTGTTCGAGCCACAGGACGTGCAGGTCCAGCGGTTTCTGATAGACCGCGGCACGGGAGATCCGGAACGCAAGACCATTCAACTGAACAAGCTGTATACGATGATGCATTACAGCCGGACGGAGAAATGCCTGCTGCAGTACATCGTGCGTTATTTCGGTGAAGCGGATGTGCCGGAATGCGGCAAATGCAGCAACTGTCTCGATGTAAGCGCCATGGTCGAAGTGACGGAGGACGCCCGCAAAGCATTGTCCTGCGTCGGCCGTTTGAAGGGAAGATTCGGTATCTCGATGGCAGCGAAAGTGTTGAAAGGCTCGCGCGAGAAGCGCATTCTCGAGTTTGGCTTCGACCGGCTGTCGACGTACGGGCTCATGCGGCAGTGGACGGAACGCGACATTGCCGATTTGATGTATTACCTCGTAGCCGAGGGATATCTGCGCATCAGCGAGGGCGAGTACCCGACGGTATCGCTTACGGCGGAAGCGCTGCCGGTGCTGGAGGGCTCGGTTCCCGTTCATCGGCGGCAGAGCGCGGCGGCGAAACGGAGAGAGACGTCAAGCTCCGGACTGTCCGCGGCGAACACGCCTTTGTTCGAGGCATTGCGGGAATGGCGCCGGGAGACGGCTGCGCGGGAGAAAGTACCGCCGTTCATGCTCTTCTTCGATTCCGCCTTGCGCGAAATCGCGGATCGGCAGCCTGTTAATTCGGAGCAGCTGTTGGCCGTGAAAGGCATCGGCGCCGCGAAAGTAAGCAAGTACGGGCATGATGTCATCGGTATCGTCCGGCAATTTAAGCAAGATAGCGGCAGCTCGGATGACGACGGGGGAGGGGAGCGGGCTCAGACGTCCGGTTCTCAGCAGGGATCCGTTGCGAGGCAAGCACCGGCAGGTGCCGAGGAGCTTGCAAACTTGGAAGGCTTGCCGAGTCATATCCAGACGCTGACGCTGTTTGCCGAAGGGAAGACGCTGGCCGAAATATCCGCGCTTCGCGGCATGAGCCGAGTGACCATCGAGAACCATTTGCTGCGCTGCGGCGAAGAGGGAGAAGAGCTGCCGTGGGAAAATTTCATCCCGCAGCAATACGAAGCGTTGATCATAGAGACGATCGCCCAGGTAGGTGCCGATAAGCTGAAGCCGATCAAGGAAGCGCTGCCGGAAGAGGTCGATTATTTCGCCATCAAAGCCGTTATCGTCAAGCACCGTTTGTCGCCTGCTAGCGAATAA